A DNA window from Hemibagrus wyckioides isolate EC202008001 linkage group LG11, SWU_Hwy_1.0, whole genome shotgun sequence contains the following coding sequences:
- the fbxl3b gene encoding F-box/LRR-repeat protein 3: protein MKRGQKREDQQEDGGGPSLGFPETCKKLRIKGSEELLQDQGSCNSESRVDWGCLPQEILLQIFQYLPLLDRAFASQVCRGWNQAFHMPELWRCFEFELNQPASSYLKATHPDLIKQIIKRHSNHLQYVSFKVDSSTESAEAACDILSQLVNCSLKTLGLISTARPSFMELPKSHFISALTVVFVNSKSLSSLKIDDTPVDDPSLKVLVANNSDTLKLLKMSSCPHVSPAGILCVADQCHGLRELALNYHLLSDELLLALSSERHVHLEHLRIDVVSENPGQMQFHTIKRSSWEAMVRHSPKFSLVMYFFLYEDEFGPFFCDEVPVTHLYFGRSVSKEVLGRVGMTCPRLIELVVCANGLRPLDEELIRIAERCQHLSAIGLGECEVSCSAFVEFVKMCGRRLSQLSIMEEVLVPDHKYGLDDIHWEVSKHLGRVWFPDMMPTW from the exons atgAAAAGAGGGCAGAAGAGAGAAGATCAGCAGGAGGATGGAGGAGGCCCAAGCCTTGGTTTCCCTGAAACCTGCAAAAAGCTTCGTATCAAGGGTTCAGAGGAACTGCTGCAAGATCAGGGGAGCTGCAACTCAGAGAGCAGAGTAGACTGGGGCTGCTTGCCTCAGGAGATCCTTCTGCAGATTTTCCAGTACCTGCCCTTGCTGGATCGGGCGTTTGCCTCACAGGTGTGCAGGGGCTGGAACCAAGCTTTCCACATGCCAGAGCTGTGGAGGTGCTTTGAGTTTGAGCTCAACCAACCTGCCAGCTCTTACTTGAAGGCCACACACCCAGACCTCATCAAGCAAATCATCAAGAGACACTCCAACCACCTTCAGTATGTCAGCTTCAAG GTGGACAGTAGCACCGAGTCTGCAGAAGCAGCCTGTGATATCTTGTCTCAGCTGGTGAACTGCTCGCTCAAGACTTTGGGGCTTATATCCACAGCTAGACCCAGCTTCATGGAGTTGCCTAAG TCTCATTTCATCTCAGCCCTGACTGTGGTTTTCGTAAACTCCAAGTCCCTCTCCTCACTGAAGATTGATGACACACCAGTAGATGACCCGTCACTCAAAGTTCTTGTGGCCAATAACAGTGACACGCTCAAGCTGCTGAAGATGAGCAGCTGCCCTCATGTCTCACCTGCAG GCATTCTTTGTGTGGCTGACCAGTGCCATGGCCTACGTGAGCTTGCACTAAACTACCATCTGCTGAGTGACGAGCTGCTACTGGCATTGTCATCTGAACGTCATGTGCACCTTGAGCATCTACGGATTGATGTGGTGAGTGAGAACCCAGGGCAGATGCAGTTCCATACCATCAAGCGCAGCAGCTGGGAGGCAATGGTTCGCCACTCGCCCAAGTTCAGCCTTGTCATGTACTTCTTCCTGTATGAGGATGAGTTTGGGCCATTCTTCTGTGATGAGGTGCCTGTAACACACCTCTACTTCGGCCGCTCAGTAAGCAAGGAGGTGCTAGGCCGTGTGGGGATGACGTGCCCTCGCTTGATTGAGCTAGTAGTATGTGCCAATGGCCTGCGCCCTCTCGACGAAGAGCTCATTCGTATTGCTGAGCGCTGTCAGCATCTGTCAGCCATTGGCCTAGGGGAGTGTGAGGTCTCCTGCAGCGCATTTGTGGAGTTTGTGAAGATGTGTGGCCGCCGTCTCTCTCAGCTCTCCATTATGGAAGAGGTACTAGTCCCCGACCACAAATATGGCCTTGACGACATCCACTGGGAGGTGTCGAAGCATTTGGGCCGTGTCTGGTTCCCTGATATGATGCCCACTTGGTAG